The proteins below are encoded in one region of Neisseria macacae ATCC 33926:
- a CDS encoding YheT family hydrolase: protein MNNISPNTPFWLRNGHADTIFAKFLQRPSPAYRRELLPDSTGKAQVAYDFVDSPNPDAPLVVLFHGLEGSSHSHYAVELMRAVQDKGWNGVIAHFRSCGGIPNTAPVFYHLGDTPEIAFMLDTLAARYPVIYAAGVSLGGNALAKYLGEQGSNALPRAAAAISAPVDATLAGTRFDKGMSRLLYTRYFLNSLLPKARDVADLQNAHPDRDVAALLKKCKTLGDFDDTFTAPLHGFADRFDYYRRASCKPWLKTVAVPLLLLNAVNDPFLPPEALPNADEVSPSVTLLQPEHGGHVGFVSRDGGRLNLQWLPQTVLSYFAQFE, encoded by the coding sequence ATGAATAATATATCGCCCAATACGCCGTTTTGGCTGCGCAACGGTCATGCCGACACCATCTTTGCCAAATTCCTGCAACGCCCTTCCCCCGCTTACCGGCGCGAGTTGCTGCCCGACAGCACCGGCAAAGCACAAGTTGCCTACGATTTTGTCGACAGCCCCAATCCCGACGCGCCGCTGGTGGTTTTGTTTCACGGCTTGGAAGGCAGCAGCCACAGCCATTACGCGGTCGAGTTGATGCGCGCGGTACAAGACAAAGGCTGGAACGGCGTGATCGCCCATTTCCGCAGTTGCGGCGGCATCCCCAATACCGCGCCCGTGTTCTACCACTTGGGCGATACGCCCGAAATCGCCTTTATGCTCGACACGCTTGCCGCACGTTATCCCGTCATTTATGCGGCAGGCGTTTCGCTCGGCGGCAATGCTTTGGCAAAATATTTGGGCGAACAAGGCAGCAATGCGCTGCCCCGCGCCGCCGCCGCCATTTCCGCGCCGGTCGATGCGACGCTGGCGGGTACGCGTTTCGACAAAGGCATGTCGCGCCTGTTATATACCCGTTATTTTTTGAACTCGTTACTGCCCAAAGCCCGCGACGTTGCCGATTTGCAGAATGCCCATCCCGACCGCGATGTCGCCGCCCTGTTGAAAAAATGCAAAACGCTGGGTGACTTCGACGATACGTTTACCGCGCCGCTGCACGGCTTCGCCGACCGTTTCGACTATTACCGCCGCGCCTCGTGCAAACCTTGGCTCAAAACGGTAGCCGTTCCTTTGCTGCTGCTCAACGCCGTCAACGACCCCTTCCTGCCGCCCGAAGCCCTGCCGAATGCGGACGAAGTGTCTCCGTCCGTCACGCTTTTGCAGCCCGAACACGGCGGACACGTCGGCTTCGTCAGCCGCGACGGGGGTCGTCTGAACCTGCAATGGCTGCCGCAAACCGTATTGTCTTATTTCGCACAATTTGAATAG
- the ppk2 gene encoding polyphosphate kinase 2, whose translation MADHQLEPFENVELGEKQDQLQVFEKAVLEHEGRGTDEDSGSAPLPANYPYKQRMRRAAYEKEKQKLQIELLKVQSWVKDSGQRIVSLFEGRDAAGKGGTIKRFMEHLNPRGARVVALEKPTTTERGQWYFQRYIQNLPTAGEMVFFDRSWYNRAGVERVMGFCEPNEYLLFMRQTPELERMLVASGIHLFKFWFSVSREEQLRRFISRRDDPLKHWKLSPVDIQSLDRWDDYTEAKNAMFFHTHTGDAPWVIIRSDDKKRARLNCIRYFLHQLDYPGKDVKAIGKVDEKIVLVPDTRYKEKTVDIGHD comes from the coding sequence ATGGCAGATCATCAGTTAGAACCGTTCGAAAACGTTGAATTGGGCGAAAAGCAAGACCAGTTGCAAGTTTTCGAAAAAGCCGTTTTGGAACACGAAGGACGCGGTACGGACGAAGATTCCGGCAGCGCACCGCTTCCCGCCAATTACCCCTACAAACAACGTATGCGCCGCGCCGCATACGAGAAAGAAAAACAAAAGCTGCAAATCGAATTGCTGAAAGTGCAAAGCTGGGTCAAAGATTCCGGCCAACGCATCGTCAGCCTGTTTGAAGGCCGCGATGCCGCAGGCAAGGGCGGTACCATCAAACGCTTTATGGAACATTTGAATCCGCGCGGCGCGCGCGTTGTCGCACTGGAAAAACCGACTACTACCGAACGCGGCCAATGGTATTTCCAACGCTACATCCAAAACCTGCCGACCGCGGGCGAAATGGTCTTCTTCGACCGCTCATGGTACAACCGCGCCGGCGTAGAGCGCGTGATGGGCTTCTGCGAACCCAACGAATACCTGCTCTTCATGCGCCAAACCCCTGAATTGGAACGCATGCTCGTCGCCAGCGGCATCCACCTCTTCAAATTCTGGTTCTCCGTATCCCGCGAAGAACAACTGCGCCGCTTCATCTCCCGCCGCGACGATCCCCTGAAACACTGGAAACTCTCCCCCGTGGACATCCAGTCGCTCGACCGCTGGGACGACTACACCGAAGCCAAAAACGCCATGTTCTTCCACACCCACACCGGCGACGCGCCTTGGGTCATCATCCGTTCCGACGACAAAAAACGCGCCCGCCTCAACTGTATCCGCTATTTCCTGCATCAGTTGGACTATCCGGGCAAAGACGTGAAAGCCATCGGCAAAGTGGACGAAAAAATCGTCCTTGTCCCCGATACGCGCTACAAAGAGAAAACCGTCGATATCGGTCACGACTGA
- a CDS encoding phosphatase PAP2 family protein, whose product MHNFHIRFRRTALIAGVVFLPLAVLIAVRLHTHGGFEFEKPLMMWVHHNIGEGFFPIATVLHYLGKTAIAVPLIGIAAWWLYRVGNRRGALFCVSAALIPTLNMLLIKDWFERPRPLFWPRMIEETNFSFPSGHSTFSAAIAVMMIMLCSETPYRRVAWLIGIAFALSTGFSRVYLGVHYPTDVWAGWTNGTLTALLVYYFVFRGRYLSDDPAVSQISSDYE is encoded by the coding sequence ATGCACAATTTTCATATCCGTTTCCGCCGCACGGCGCTCATAGCCGGTGTGGTATTTTTGCCTTTGGCGGTGTTGATTGCCGTCCGTTTGCACACGCACGGCGGTTTTGAATTTGAAAAACCTTTGATGATGTGGGTCCACCATAACATCGGCGAAGGCTTTTTCCCTATTGCCACTGTTTTGCATTATTTGGGCAAAACCGCCATCGCCGTACCTTTAATCGGCATCGCGGCATGGTGGCTGTATCGGGTCGGCAACCGTCGTGGCGCGTTGTTTTGCGTGAGCGCCGCCTTGATACCGACGCTGAATATGCTGTTGATTAAAGATTGGTTCGAGCGGCCGCGGCCGCTGTTTTGGCCGCGCATGATTGAAGAGACTAATTTTTCGTTTCCCAGCGGACACAGTACCTTTTCCGCCGCCATCGCCGTCATGATGATTATGTTGTGCAGCGAGACGCCCTATCGGCGTGTCGCGTGGCTGATCGGCATTGCCTTTGCCCTGAGTACCGGCTTTTCGCGTGTTTATTTGGGCGTGCATTACCCGACCGACGTTTGGGCGGGCTGGACAAACGGCACGCTGACTGCGTTGTTGGTTTATTATTTCGTGTTCAGGGGCCGCTATCTTTCAGACGACCCTGCCGTCTCCCAAATATCTTCAGATTATGAATAA
- a CDS encoding extracellular solute-binding protein: protein MKTLVLLLLSFSTATAFAAYGLGLGQAPKYPADFRAYEYVNPDAPKGGVFSLPIQGGFDTFNPFTLKGDKEAGVLNLTVDMLTDNSWDEPFSMYGLLAEDFSLAEDGLSATFRLNPKAKFHNGDPVLAKDVAASFRLLTQDKAANPFYRIYWSDVAKVETPDDRTVVFRFKQRNAELHMALGQLPVFSHKSYPEGLEKGANKMPIGSGPYRFVKADIGRMSEYARDKNYWAQNLPTRKGRYNFDTVRFKYFKDDSVRLEGLKAGQYDFVYENIARKWARGYSDEMLAKRGMGKHEWIQKSDAGMQGFVMNLRRAPFDNILVRQAMVESFDFESINARIFYGAYRRSNSFFTNSEMAATGKPQGAELKLLQSLGNTLDPAVLNQPVPEPPQTDPKTGIRPNLLKARALLEKAGYRYKNGKLTDSQGKPLTFEFLTASKTYERITAKWQRDLAKIGVTMNIRVTDPALYQRRLNDFDFDMTITVYANSESPGNEQYDYFGCEAAKIPGSRNLAGVCRPEVEKLLKHFGSFTNREELKTTSRALDRTIRHQYIIVPAWYADRYRVVYRNNLGIPQQLPKYYDPVFFSLSSGWWK from the coding sequence ATGAAAACGCTCGTCCTGCTGCTGCTTTCCTTCTCCACTGCCACCGCTTTTGCCGCATACGGTTTGGGTTTAGGGCAGGCACCGAAATATCCCGCCGACTTTCGCGCCTACGAATACGTCAATCCCGACGCGCCCAAAGGCGGCGTGTTTTCCCTGCCGATACAGGGCGGCTTCGATACGTTCAACCCGTTTACCCTCAAAGGCGACAAAGAAGCCGGCGTCCTCAATCTGACCGTGGACATGCTTACGGACAACAGTTGGGACGAACCTTTCTCCATGTACGGACTATTGGCGGAAGACTTTTCACTTGCCGAAGACGGACTGTCGGCAACATTCAGGCTCAACCCGAAAGCCAAATTCCACAACGGCGACCCCGTGCTTGCCAAAGACGTAGCCGCCTCCTTCCGCCTGCTCACCCAAGACAAAGCCGCCAATCCCTTCTACCGCATATACTGGAGCGATGTTGCCAAAGTCGAAACGCCCGACGACAGGACAGTCGTTTTCCGCTTCAAACAGCGCAATGCCGAATTACACATGGCATTAGGGCAACTGCCTGTATTTTCTCATAAAAGCTATCCCGAAGGGCTGGAAAAAGGCGCAAACAAAATGCCCATCGGCTCCGGCCCCTACCGCTTCGTCAAAGCAGACATCGGGCGCATGAGCGAATACGCGCGCGACAAAAACTACTGGGCGCAAAACCTGCCGACCCGCAAAGGCAGATATAACTTCGACACCGTCCGCTTCAAATATTTCAAAGACGACAGCGTCCGCCTCGAAGGCCTCAAAGCCGGACAATACGACTTCGTTTACGAAAACATCGCCCGAAAATGGGCGCGGGGCTATTCCGACGAAATGCTCGCCAAACGCGGCATGGGCAAGCACGAATGGATACAGAAAAGCGACGCCGGCATGCAGGGCTTCGTCATGAACCTGCGCCGCGCCCCGTTCGACAACATTCTCGTGCGGCAGGCGATGGTCGAGAGCTTCGATTTTGAAAGCATCAACGCGCGTATTTTCTACGGCGCATACCGCCGCAGCAACAGCTTCTTCACCAACAGCGAGATGGCGGCGACAGGCAAACCGCAAGGCGCGGAACTGAAACTGCTCCAGTCCCTCGGCAACACCCTCGATCCCGCCGTCCTGAACCAACCCGTCCCCGAGCCGCCTCAAACCGACCCGAAAACAGGCATACGCCCCAACCTGCTCAAAGCCCGCGCACTCTTGGAAAAAGCAGGCTACCGCTATAAAAACGGCAAACTGACCGACAGCCAAGGCAAACCCCTGACCTTTGAGTTCCTGACCGCCTCCAAAACCTACGAACGCATTACCGCCAAATGGCAGCGCGACCTCGCCAAAATCGGCGTAACCATGAACATCCGCGTTACCGACCCCGCCTTATACCAAAGGCGGCTCAACGATTTCGACTTCGACATGACCATTACCGTCTATGCCAACAGCGAAAGCCCCGGCAACGAACAATACGATTATTTCGGCTGCGAAGCCGCCAAAATCCCCGGCAGCCGAAACCTCGCCGGCGTGTGCCGCCCCGAAGTCGAAAAGCTGCTCAAACATTTCGGCAGCTTTACCAACCGAGAAGAGCTGAAAACCACCTCCCGGGCACTAGACCGCACCATCCGCCACCAATACATCATCGTCCCCGCCTGGTACGCCGACCGCTACCGCGTCGTTTACCGCAACAACCTCGGTATCCCGCAACAACTGCCGAAATATTACGACCCGGTATTTTTTTCGCTGAGTAGCGGGTGGTGGAAATAG
- a CDS encoding ATP-grasp domain-containing protein — MLTITTCLTYPELPSNLLPLADALTRDGIPTAFAPWQNRPKSAFILPLCAWDYAAEPEAFGQWLTEAEACGQRFINPVGLMRWNMDKRYLCDLAEWGADVIPSVQTSSENEKLEDILENRGWREAVVKPVIGQSGRGVAKIRAGEVSLKAGDYPQGVIVQPYIREIETAGETSLVFFDGHFSHAVLRMPPQGEWRANSAYGVAVSPAAPPEKAIETARQILSMLPEIPAYARIDGTLIGDRLLLNELELVEPALYLHTAENAVADMVQAVKRVIAG; from the coding sequence ATGCTGACCATTACCACCTGCCTCACCTACCCCGAGCTGCCGTCCAACCTGCTGCCGCTGGCGGACGCGCTGACACGGGACGGCATACCCACCGCCTTCGCGCCTTGGCAAAACCGCCCGAAATCCGCCTTCATCCTGCCTTTGTGCGCATGGGATTATGCGGCGGAGCCTGAAGCGTTTGGGCAGTGGCTGACCGAAGCGGAAGCGTGCGGGCAAAGGTTTATCAACCCCGTCGGGCTGATGCGTTGGAACATGGACAAACGTTATTTGTGCGATTTGGCAGAATGGGGAGCAGACGTGATTCCGAGCGTGCAGACGTCGTCTGAAAACGAAAAATTGGAAGACATTTTAGAGAATCGGGGCTGGCGGGAAGCGGTCGTCAAACCCGTTATCGGGCAGAGCGGGCGCGGCGTGGCGAAAATCAGGGCGGGAGAAGTGTCGTTGAAGGCGGGGGATTATCCGCAAGGCGTCATCGTCCAGCCTTATATCCGCGAAATCGAAACGGCGGGCGAAACCTCGCTGGTGTTTTTTGACGGGCATTTCAGCCATGCCGTACTGCGTATGCCGCCCCAAGGCGAATGGCGCGCCAATTCCGCCTACGGCGTCGCCGTCAGCCCCGCCGCGCCACCGGAAAAAGCAATCGAAACCGCACGGCAGATATTGTCCATGCTGCCTGAAATACCGGCATACGCCCGCATAGATGGGACGCTGATCGGCGACAGGTTACTGCTCAACGAATTGGAACTCGTCGAACCCGCCCTTTACCTGCATACCGCTGAAAATGCGGTTGCCGATATGGTGCAGGCGGTGAAGCGCGTTATCGCGGGTTGA
- a CDS encoding ABC transporter substrate-binding protein, translating into MKLSRFSSLALAAALAFGTAAVHAKPVQITDVNGRKVTVDLPAKRVVLGFYYQDYMAIGGKDALNNVVGFSKAVWSDWAPPSWAAFSKAVPKLNQLADVGEVEVGTFSVEKVLALKPDLLILADWQYKALGSDLDRINKAGIPIVVLDYNAQTVAKHVQSTKLIGTLTGQQQKADKLAADYKRIADTIQARVKKANLPKPKVYVEFGNKGPAEHSVTFGKSMWGSMATLVGGNNISASSVEFYGPINPEKVLAAKPDVIVITGRETELKKSPTAMVMGWGIPKAEAEKRLAGFAKRAGWANLPAIKNNRLYAAYHANSRTLSDGASIQFMAKAIYPQLFKDFNPEKTYTDFYRQNLPVVPNGTFYLYPKGQ; encoded by the coding sequence ATGAAACTGTCGCGCTTCTCCTCCCTTGCCCTCGCCGCCGCATTGGCATTCGGCACTGCCGCCGTCCATGCCAAACCGGTTCAGATTACCGATGTCAACGGCCGCAAAGTAACCGTCGACCTGCCCGCCAAACGCGTGGTTTTGGGCTTTTATTATCAAGACTACATGGCCATCGGCGGCAAGGACGCGCTGAATAATGTGGTCGGTTTCTCCAAAGCGGTTTGGTCCGACTGGGCGCCGCCGAGCTGGGCGGCGTTCAGCAAAGCCGTGCCCAAGCTGAACCAGCTTGCCGACGTGGGCGAGGTGGAAGTCGGCACGTTCTCCGTTGAAAAAGTATTGGCATTGAAACCCGATTTGCTGATTTTGGCGGACTGGCAGTATAAAGCCTTGGGTTCCGACCTCGACCGCATCAACAAGGCGGGTATTCCGATTGTGGTGTTGGACTACAACGCGCAAACGGTCGCCAAACACGTTCAATCGACCAAACTCATCGGCACGCTGACCGGTCAGCAGCAAAAAGCGGACAAGCTGGCGGCAGACTACAAACGCATCGCCGACACCATCCAAGCGCGCGTGAAAAAAGCCAATCTGCCCAAGCCTAAAGTGTATGTCGAGTTCGGCAACAAAGGTCCTGCGGAACACAGCGTCACCTTCGGCAAGAGCATGTGGGGTTCGATGGCGACGCTGGTCGGCGGCAACAATATTTCCGCATCTTCGGTCGAGTTCTACGGCCCGATCAATCCCGAAAAAGTCCTCGCCGCCAAACCCGACGTCATCGTGATTACCGGCCGCGAAACCGAATTGAAGAAAAGCCCAACCGCTATGGTGATGGGTTGGGGCATTCCGAAAGCCGAAGCGGAAAAACGCTTGGCCGGTTTTGCCAAACGCGCCGGCTGGGCGAACCTGCCTGCGATTAAAAACAACCGCCTCTACGCCGCCTACCACGCCAACTCGCGCACGCTTTCCGACGGCGCATCGATTCAATTTATGGCCAAAGCGATTTATCCGCAGTTGTTCAAAGACTTCAATCCTGAGAAAACTTATACCGACTTCTACCGCCAAAACCTGCCGGTCGTGCCGAACGGTACGTTCTACCTGTATCCGAAAGGGCAGTAA
- a CDS encoding bifunctional chorismate-binding protein/class IV aminotransferase, protein MPYFALFDDAVSGRAKLYQNHVESRLFHHNELDSLDDTLQKGWQKGLHSVLFADYEFGLPLMGMDSERGGNLALHWFADCADIDAASWLAQNSDDLPAGISTPQSSVSEADYLDRIRQIHEAIRRGDTYQINYTTRLHLQAYGNPVSLYRRLRQPVPYAVLSHLPDAAGKSAWTLCFSPELFLKIGADGTISTEPMKGTAPILGDGQDERRAAELQADPKNRAENVMIVDLLRNDLGKIAQTGKVCVPEPFKVSRFGSVWQMTSTIQAQALPHITAADILRAAFPCGSITGAPKRMSMQIIESLEAEPRGLYTGSIGYLKPCEGGLGFEGIFNVVIRTLSLKPVSDPISDDLPFSDDLDSGLNLNQDKATKPQTQQGEATPYRFKVHPLYQGIYGVGSGIVIDSDPAAEYRECGWKARFLNELRPAFGIFETMRVESRQCRLLDLHLGRLKTSAQALNLPLPDDGETRIRQYIADLPDGLFRLKAELVSDGLILSHAATAELSAPQRVIPAPQTLPRRDYLRRFKTTRRALYDQAWQTAETQGAFDSLFFNSDGLLLEGGRSNVFIKYQGQWLTPSLDLDILNGVMRQAVLQQPQTYLGANAVIETHITRDMLEHTEEIRLSNALRGVFEADLVVKE, encoded by the coding sequence ATGCCCTATTTCGCTCTGTTTGACGATGCCGTGAGCGGCCGCGCAAAACTCTATCAAAATCATGTGGAAAGCCGCCTTTTCCATCATAACGAACTGGATTCGCTAGACGATACGCTGCAAAAGGGCTGGCAAAAGGGGTTGCATTCGGTGTTGTTTGCAGACTACGAATTCGGTTTGCCGCTGATGGGGATGGATTCCGAACGCGGCGGCAATCTTGCCCTGCACTGGTTTGCCGACTGCGCCGACATTGATGCCGCAAGCTGGCTTGCCCAAAATTCAGACGACCTCCCCGCCGGTATTTCCACACCGCAATCCTCCGTATCCGAAGCCGATTACCTCGACCGCATCCGCCAAATCCACGAAGCCATCCGGCGCGGCGACACCTATCAAATCAACTACACCACCCGCCTGCACCTGCAAGCCTACGGCAACCCCGTCAGCCTCTACCGCCGCCTGCGCCAGCCCGTCCCCTATGCCGTCTTGTCCCACCTGCCCGATGCGGCAGGGAAATCCGCGTGGACGCTGTGTTTCTCGCCCGAACTCTTCCTCAAAATCGGTGCGGACGGCACCATCAGCACCGAGCCGATGAAAGGCACCGCGCCGATTTTGGGCGACGGTCAAGACGAACGCCGCGCCGCCGAGTTGCAAGCCGACCCGAAAAACCGCGCCGAAAACGTGATGATTGTCGATTTGCTGCGCAACGACCTCGGCAAAATCGCCCAAACCGGCAAAGTATGCGTGCCCGAGCCGTTTAAAGTATCGCGTTTCGGCAGCGTCTGGCAGATGACCAGCACCATCCAAGCCCAAGCTCTGCCGCACATTACCGCCGCCGACATCCTCCGCGCCGCCTTCCCCTGCGGCAGCATCACCGGCGCACCCAAACGCATGAGCATGCAGATTATCGAATCGCTCGAAGCCGAACCGCGCGGCCTGTACACTGGCAGCATCGGCTACCTGAAACCATGTGAAGGTGGACTGGGATTTGAAGGCATATTCAACGTCGTCATCCGCACCTTATCGCTCAAACCCGTTTCAGACCCGATTTCAGACGACCTTCCATTTTCAGACGACCTAGATAGTGGATTAAATTTAAATCAGGACAAGGCGACGAAGCCGCAGACACAGCAAGGCGAGGCAACGCCGTACCGGTTTAAAGTTCATCCACTATATCAAGGCATATACGGCGTCGGTTCCGGCATCGTCATCGACAGCGACCCCGCCGCCGAATATCGCGAATGCGGCTGGAAAGCCCGTTTCCTCAACGAATTGCGCCCCGCCTTCGGCATCTTCGAAACCATGCGCGTGGAAAGCAGGCAATGCCGCCTGCTCGACCTACATTTAGGTCGTCTGAAAACCTCCGCCCAAGCCCTCAACCTGCCCCTGCCCGACGATGGCGAAACCCGAATCCGGCAATACATCGCCGACTTGCCCGACGGCCTCTTCCGCTTGAAAGCCGAACTCGTTTCAGACGGCCTCATCCTCAGCCATGCCGCCACCGCCGAGCTGTCCGCCCCGCAGCGCGTCATCCCCGCCCCGCAAACCCTCCCGCGCCGCGACTACCTGCGCCGCTTCAAAACCACCCGCCGCGCCCTGTACGACCAAGCATGGCAAACCGCCGAAACACAAGGCGCGTTTGACAGTCTGTTTTTCAATTCAGACGGCCTCCTGCTCGAAGGCGGCAGAAGCAACGTATTCATCAAATACCAAGGGCAATGGCTCACCCCGTCTCTGGATTTGGACATCCTCAACGGCGTCATGCGCCAAGCCGTGTTGCAGCAGCCGCAAACCTACTTGGGCGCAAACGCAGTCATCGAAACGCACATCACCCGCGACATGCTGGAACACACCGAAGAAATCCGCCTCTCCAACGCCTTGAGGGGCGTGTTTGAGGCGGATTTGGTCGTTAAAGAATAA
- a CDS encoding TIGR00341 family protein, which translates to MQDQEESKNQEIQEKQEQEDKGAMTKLQDVFNLAHDQAHPDKIDATIRANTRVSGTNMWVLMFAIAVASIGLNVNSTAVVIGAMLISPLMGPIVGMGYGLAVGDTALIRQAVRNIMVFVAISLVTATLYFLLTPLKEAQSELLARTQPTLWDVLIAFFGGSAGIVALTRKEGGNAIPGVAIATALMPPLCTAGYGLAHGNWQYFFGASYLFAINCVFIAFSTLLFSKLLKLPRRGLVTESKRRLQSIMITVVVLAVMIPSGYMASGLVRQELFNTKANAAITAAQQQESFFVLRKILNYKENKVGLIVNGTGNAEKIIALLEKSLNASGVKEPEVNVVYAGGDGAKIEELLASRNNPVQQQNELKEQQAYIDTVLAGKTADTAGADDAAVLKELKAQYPEAEKIVVGRGLVWEKAQTEPVSEQPESGKNTKSETGEHDDIVVVSLEFKESLPAKDRERLQAWLNQRYEGKAVRMFVNTQVSDI; encoded by the coding sequence ATGCAAGATCAGGAAGAAAGTAAAAATCAGGAAATACAAGAAAAGCAGGAACAAGAAGACAAGGGTGCCATGACCAAGTTGCAAGATGTGTTCAATCTTGCGCATGACCAAGCTCATCCCGATAAGATCGATGCCACTATCCGTGCCAATACTCGGGTGTCCGGAACGAATATGTGGGTATTGATGTTTGCCATTGCTGTGGCGAGTATCGGTCTAAATGTAAACAGCACGGCGGTAGTGATCGGAGCGATGTTGATTTCCCCGTTGATGGGGCCGATCGTCGGTATGGGTTACGGTTTGGCGGTGGGCGATACTGCGCTGATCCGCCAAGCGGTGCGCAATATTATGGTATTCGTCGCCATCAGTTTGGTTACTGCTACACTGTATTTTCTATTAACCCCGCTTAAAGAGGCGCAAAGCGAGCTTTTGGCGCGTACTCAGCCGACCCTTTGGGATGTGTTGATTGCCTTCTTCGGCGGTAGTGCGGGCATTGTGGCGCTGACCCGAAAAGAAGGAGGCAATGCCATACCGGGTGTGGCGATTGCGACCGCATTGATGCCGCCCCTGTGTACTGCGGGCTACGGACTGGCACATGGCAACTGGCAATATTTTTTCGGCGCTTCATATCTTTTTGCCATCAACTGCGTGTTCATAGCTTTTTCGACCTTGTTGTTTTCCAAACTGCTCAAGCTGCCGCGCAGGGGGTTGGTAACGGAATCCAAACGCCGGTTGCAAAGTATCATGATTACTGTTGTCGTGTTGGCTGTGATGATTCCGAGCGGCTATATGGCATCAGGACTGGTGCGCCAGGAACTGTTCAACACAAAAGCCAATGCCGCGATCACCGCCGCGCAGCAGCAGGAAAGTTTTTTTGTTCTTCGTAAGATATTGAACTACAAGGAAAATAAAGTCGGTCTGATTGTCAACGGAACGGGTAATGCCGAGAAAATCATCGCCCTGTTGGAAAAAAGCCTTAATGCGTCGGGGGTAAAAGAGCCGGAGGTGAACGTGGTTTATGCGGGAGGGGATGGTGCCAAAATCGAAGAATTGCTGGCAAGCCGAAACAATCCGGTTCAGCAGCAAAATGAACTGAAAGAGCAGCAGGCCTATATCGATACCGTGCTTGCGGGCAAAACTGCCGATACCGCCGGTGCTGACGATGCAGCGGTACTCAAGGAATTAAAAGCCCAATATCCGGAAGCGGAAAAAATCGTTGTCGGACGCGGCTTGGTTTGGGAGAAAGCGCAAACAGAGCCTGTTTCCGAGCAGCCTGAAAGCGGCAAAAATACTAAATCGGAAACAGGCGAACATGACGATATTGTCGTGGTTTCGCTCGAATTTAAGGAGTCTTTGCCTGCCAAAGACCGCGAACGCTTACAGGCGTGGTTGAACCAGCGTTATGAGGGTAAGGCCGTGCGCATGTTTGTGAACACTCAAGTTTCAGATATATAA
- a CDS encoding FecCD family ABC transporter permease: MNDSVVAEIVKNQRKLEGKRWLIVLMFLIIASVSFLFDIATGPAMTDTLPVGEVVNVLLGKPEVDEMNRLIVMDLRLPIAVMALVVGAALGVGGAEIQTLLNNPMASPYTLGLAAAAGLGASVVIAFGGFGLPETVAVPIGAFVMTMLASGILFLFASARRFNSAMLVLVGIALLFLFQSILSLIQFIAAPEISQQILFWLFGSLTKATWETVAVTAAVTAVCVLLLSRDVWKLTALRLGEERAVGLGINLQLLRLKTLVLVAVMTATAISFVGVIGFIGLVAPHVARILLGEDQRFFLPGAMLTGAAFLSVASVLSKVIIPGALFPVGIVTAFVGVPFFFWIVLSKR; encoded by the coding sequence ATGAATGATTCGGTTGTCGCCGAGATTGTGAAAAACCAGCGCAAGTTGGAAGGCAAGCGTTGGTTGATTGTTTTGATGTTTTTAATCATCGCATCGGTCAGCTTCTTATTCGACATCGCCACCGGTCCGGCGATGACGGACACGCTGCCTGTCGGCGAAGTGGTCAATGTTTTGCTGGGCAAACCCGAAGTCGATGAAATGAACCGCCTGATTGTGATGGATTTGCGCCTGCCGATTGCGGTGATGGCGCTGGTAGTCGGTGCGGCTTTGGGCGTCGGTGGGGCGGAGATTCAGACGCTGTTGAACAATCCGATGGCCAGCCCTTATACGCTGGGTTTGGCGGCGGCGGCGGGTTTGGGCGCGTCGGTAGTGATTGCGTTCGGCGGTTTCGGGCTGCCTGAAACGGTCGCCGTCCCCATCGGCGCGTTTGTGATGACCATGCTGGCTTCGGGTATCTTGTTTCTGTTTGCCTCGGCGCGCCGCTTCAACTCGGCGATGTTGGTGCTGGTGGGGATTGCGCTTTTGTTCCTGTTTCAGTCGATTTTGTCGCTGATTCAGTTTATCGCCGCGCCTGAGATTTCGCAGCAGATTTTGTTTTGGCTGTTCGGCAGCCTGACCAAGGCGACTTGGGAGACGGTTGCGGTTACGGCGGCGGTTACGGCGGTGTGCGTGCTGTTGCTTTCGCGTGATGTGTGGAAGCTGACCGCGCTGCGTTTGGGTGAAGAACGCGCCGTCGGGCTGGGCATCAATCTGCAACTTTTGCGCCTGAAAACGCTGGTGCTGGTGGCGGTGATGACGGCGACGGCAATCAGTTTCGTCGGCGTAATCGGCTTTATCGGACTGGTCGCGCCGCATGTGGCGCGGATTCTGCTCGGTGAGGACCAACGCTTTTTCCTGCCCGGCGCGATGCTGACAGGGGCGGCGTTTTTATCGGTCGCCAGCGTGTTGTCCAAGGTGATTATCCCGGGTGCGCTGTTTCCGGTGGGGATTGTTACCGCGTTTGTCGGCGTACCGTTTTTCTTTTGGATTGTATTGTCCAAGCGGTAA